In the genome of Desulfobacterales bacterium, the window GGGAGAGCATTTGCATTCTTTTGTTGTTGTAAAGCTTTTGTAACAGCTTGCTGAGTTTTTGGAACTCCGAGTTGCTCGGCTAAAGTCTCTATTTGATTTTGAGTCATTGGCGTAGTAGCTACTGCTATACATTGACCATTCGGCTGAGGACAAGTCACATTATAATTTTTTTGATTATCATTGTAATACACTAAATATGCAATAAAGATAATCAAAGAAATTATAAATCCAAGAAGTATTGTTTCAAAATGAGTAATAAAAAATTCATATTTAGTGTTTTGTTTCATAATCCTTTTAACCTAACATGAGTAGATATTAAAATGACATATCATTTCTATTTTTTAATAGAATAATTTGAATTAGCCTGTAATTTTGGCCTTAATCAGCTGAATAATATGTCAGTTAATAATTTAAAAAGCGTTTATTCCGTTTATTCTTTCTCAAAATTCAAGTGTTAAAAAACAGGTAAATGAATTTTTTTCTTTAGCACCTCTTTTTTTTTCGCTTTCTTAGTTTTTCTAAAAACATTAATTCCAGCTCCAGTTGCAGTTCCTCCAACTTCTACGCTCACTTTAGTAGCCATTACATGGCCAAACATAGCCTTCATAACTGAAGCTGGAACAGCCGCTACACCAACAAAAGCGGCCATAAAACCAATTCCAGCACCTACAAGAGCGGACTTACTTATTTCTTTCATAGAATAAGGACATTCGATTTCTTTTCCCTCTAAATTCCTTCTATGAAACTTACATAAAGCGGAACTGTAGCCCTTAATTTCACATTTTTCGCATTGAATGTTTTTTTTCATACGATCTTTCCTTGTTCAATAAGAAGATAATATATAAAATCCTATAATATACATAGTTGATATGAATAAAAATATAAACGTTAATAAACGACATATCTTACTAAAATCTTTATTAAATAAAGCTCCGTTGTCTTCAATATTTTCAATATTAAGATTATATTTAGAATTAAATTTTTCGGTTAAAATGGTAGAAACTCTGAAGTTAGTATTTCCAGAGGTAGATATAGAACCTGCTAAAATACCTAAAGATAATGCCCACCATATAATATTATGAGGGGTTATTAAATTAAAATTTAAAACAATAGGAACGATAAATAAAATTGAAACCCATGAATTCATTAAATATGTAAATAAAGCAGATAGCCACATTATCATTAAGGCTACAACTAAAGGCTTTCCGATAGATATAAACATTATAATACCTGAAATATATTGAAAAAGCCCTGAAGCTTTAATACCTCCAACAATTATAAACAATCCTATAAAAAATAAAATATCATCAAAGTATATCTTGCTCACAATTTGTCTTTTATTAATCCCGCAAAACAAAAGAAGAGATAAAGCTCCACTTAAAACAACAGTCGCTGGGTTTAAGCCAATCTTTTTAGAAAGCATGAGTATTAATATAATCAGGAATAATATAAGTATAGAAGCATTAATAGCCGTATGTTCTCTAAAGTTAATCTTAGGTTTAACAATTTTTATTGGTTTATCACTTTTAACCTGATTGGCCAAATTCAACTTCATCCTCAACAACTTATTATCAGTTTCATTTATTTTAGGCATAGACTTAAGTACGTTTAAGTCAAAATAAAAAAGAAAAACCCCGAAAAGTATCATGCATATAGGCATCATAAAAACAATAAACTCATTAAACCCTAACCCTGCCTGAGTTGATATCAACATATTCGGAAAGTCTCCAATCATGGTAGAAGAAGCTCCGATATTTGAAGAAATAATTTCGGCAATAATAAAAGGTCTCGGATCAAAACCCATAAGCACTGACATACTAAGAGTAATAGGCACAATTGCTATGATTACAGCCAAATTATTAAAAACTAAAGAAAAAATGTAGCTGATAAAACAAAATAAAACAAATACTCTAAGATGACTATCTTTAGAAAATTCGTAAATTTTATAAACTATGTTGTCAAAAAAACCGGTTTGTTCTAAAACAGCGGATATAATTCCCATTCCAAGTAAAAGAGAGACTGCGTCAAAGTTTATTGAAAAAAAAGCGTTAATCATACTGTAAAATTTAAAAAAACTACCTATGAATATAAAAATAAAGGCGAAAGCAAATACAATATAAACCTTGTTTAAAATGTCTTTATAAATTAAAAAAAACATTATAGCGGTAAGCTTTAAAAAAATAAGTCCGCCTATAGTTTTTCTGGCGAATGATAAAGGACCTTCATATATAGTTGGCTCAAAATTTTTGCTCAATAATGACCAGATAATTAAAAAAATCCCTGAACACAGTAAAGAAATTATTTTACGATTATCTTGTTCAATTCTTTTAAGTCGGTTCATTAATTTCCTCGGTTTTTGAAGCAAAATTAACAAGAACACTTTCCAAATCTTTAATTTTACTAAGCAAAGTCTGTTTTACCATCAAGGCAATATTCTGACTGTCTTTAATTGTGAGATCAGGCAAAACAATTATATCAATCTCAGCCCATATCTTATTGCCGATCTGTCTTGTCTTTACACTTGATATACTATGTAATTTATCTATATTTGACAAAACCTCCATAATTTCTGGGCCATAAACATCATTTGCTGAAACATCCATCAAAGCTTTTACAGAATCTATCATGGTTGTATAACATATTTTAATAATAATGAAGACTATTAGAATAGCTGCTATCGGATCGAAATTATGGAATCCTAATTGAGAAAGAGTAACACCAACCAATACGGCTATTGATGAAAAACAATCAGCTCTATTCGCCAATGAACTTGCTATAATAGTCTGGCTTTTTAATTGAGTTCCAACGCATCTCATATAGCGAAACATCATTTCATTAACAATAATAGACACCAAAGCCGCTAACAAAGCCGTAAGATGGGGCGGTGCATCAGGTGAAGAAGTAATTAAATGTTTTAAAGATAACAATATAAGAACTATAGCGAATAATATAATAAGAAAAGTAATCAATCCAGCCGCTAAAAATTCAATTTTACCATAACCATAATGGAATTCTTTATTGCTTTGTTTCTTGCTTATCTTCTGGCTCAATAGTATTGCAAAAGAAGTAGTAGTACAAGCAAAAGAATGGAGCGCATCCGCTATACAGCCTTTACTTCCACTGGTAAATCCTACAATTAGCTTAAATACTGCAAGGATGAAATTTAACGTAAAATTAATTCGCCCAACGTTTTTCCCACAATTTTCACATTCTTGATATTTCATATTTTCTCTTTACATTTCTTCATCAAATTCACTGTTAAATTCGGCAACTTTTTTTATAGATTTGCTCTGACGTTTTTTCAAAAGTTGAAGATCGCGTTTTAATCTTTCTTCTTTTGCAATTCCAATAAAAAGGCGATTTAAATACCCGCCTATCCATGCTATTGCAATGATAAATATCAGGCGAACATTGATAGCTTTACCTGTAAAAATATACAATGGAACGTGATCGAAATTCTGAATAGCAAATAACATTACAACTATAGTTAAGATTATGGTTACTATTGTTTTAAACATTTGTCTTTTTACACCTTAGAAATGGAGTTATTGTTATATAAAATTATTTTTTTTGTCTGTCTGGAAGAGTCTTCCAAACAAGGTTATCTTGAGGATAAATATTATTCCTGTTTGTAAATCCTGCCGGATGATAAATTAATGGTTTTGTACCCATTCCAGGCTGCCATTCTTTAGCGCTAAATAGTTGATTAAACGCTGCAGCTACAACCGCCTGAGGGCTATCGGGTTTTTCCTTGCTGTGATTATATGTAACAACAAGAATCCCTAACACAAAAATGAATACAATAATTATTGATATCCATACTTTTTTATCATTTAATTTTTTGTCTAACATCGCCAAGCTCCTTGAAAGGTGAAACAAGACGCACATGGCCGCAGCGAGTGCATTCAAGACAACGTATACATTCAGAAGAATCAATATCGATAGAAACATTTAAATCTACAGGGCATATATCTTGGCATAAGCTGCATCCATCGCATTTTTTCCCAATCTCAAGATGTATCAAACTAAATTTGTTAAATAGCGAAAGAATAGCACCCATAGGACAAGCTACCCTGCAAAAAGGTCTTTTACTCACAGCAAACCAAATCATAAAACCAATTAATATTAAAAGTGATAAATAAAACAAAACCCCAGGTCCATCGCCTAAAATGAAATGTCCGGTTTGAGGATTTATTGGATTCCAAAGAGCCCAAGGTATTCCAGCCGTAAGCCTTCCAGCTGGACATAGCTTGGAAAACCAAACTTCGCCTGTATAATAAGGAATTAAAAGCACAAGAAATATTAAAACTAAATATTTTATATAATTTAAAAAATATGGAATTTTATATTTAGGCGCCTTAATTTTATACATTAAGTCTTGAAAAAGTCCAAAAGGACATAACCACCCGCACGCCATTCTGCCTGTAGTAAAACCTACTAATAAAATAATACTCATAAGATAAAAAGGGATTGCCTGTATTGTCATGAAATGCTGCAAGGTTCCTATTGGGCATGAAAAAACAGCCGAAGGACATGCGTAACAATTCAAGAAAGGAACACACATCCCTTTAAGCGGATTGGTATTCACAGTCTTAGTGTATAATGTTCCAATATAGCTATTAGATAAAATAGTACTTGAAACCTGAGTTAATCTTCTGAATTTTGAAAGTATCATTTATTTACCAGCCCCCCGGGCCTCCTGTTGTTGGAGGCACTCAGCCGGCTCCAGCAACTAAATTTAAATTATTAAAACGGCCTACCTGACCGCCTCCTGCTGGAGGAACTCAGCCAGCTCCAGCAACTAAATTTAAATTATTAGATTGACCATTAAAGCACATTACTTGCCCACAAACAGGACATCTTGGAGTTCCATTAGGTCCATAATTTGGAAGCCCTACAGCTCCGTCTGTTGGACATAAAAATTGTCCAGCCGTATTTGATTGCCCCATAGGAGCAACAGCCGCTGCTTGCATAATATCGGATATCTGCACACCTTGATTACCGCCAAAACCGAAAGTCAATATAAACAAAACTGTTACGGCCACCGCTGTAGATGTGGATAATCCAAGAAAATAACCAAATTTTTTCAAATCTATACCGAAGTATTCCTCCATTATTAATCCTCCTCATAAAATAAATAAAAGGTTAACCTAACCCTATACATGACATTCAGAGAGTAGCACCATTTCGCCATGTTTCAACAAAATCACCAGATATTAAACCATAAACAAACAAAATAATAACGAGTGTAAAAACCATGTATTTATATACGTCATTTATCATTTTCACCCTCACCCTAACCCTTTCCCGTCAAGCAGGGCTGTTAAGTTCTAAAGCATCTTATTTGTTGTAGCGTGTCATTCCGGAAAAAATTGAAAAATGAATATTTTTCAATTTTAATCCGGAATCCAGAATATCGTAAATCTGGCATCAACAAAGAACTTAACAGCCCTGCCCGTCAAGGGAGAGGTGGATATAGAAATCATTGAATCATTGAATCATCGAATCCATAAAAAGCACAACATTATTTATGGGAACAGCGAATCCTATGCCTGAAAACTGATTATTAGGCATAAAACAAGCCATATTTATACCGATTATCTCTCCTTTAATATTTACTAAAGGCCCACCATCATTACCCTGATTTACAGTAGCATCAGTTTGAATCATATCAGGGTATCTAACTCCATCAATATTTAAATTACGGCTATGACTGCTTACAATTCCCATAGTAACAGTTCGAGAAAATCCAAATGGACTTCCTATGGCAAATACAATATCTCCGACTTTTAATACATCTGAATTTCCAATAATTACAGTTGGAAATACTCCTTGACTGCGAATTTTTAAAAGCGCTAAATCTGTATTAGGGTCTATACCAATAATATCAGCGAGAAATTCTCTTTTTCCACCTGAAAAAAGGGTTACACGTAAAATTTTATCATTGCCAACGGTTTGAGAGCTTGTAATTACATATCCTTTGCTATCCACAATAATACCAGAACCCTTTAGCCCTGATTGAGATTGATACGGGTTAAGATATGAAAGCCCATTATTGACTGACTGATTTATAGGTAATTGCTGATTTTCTATAACCCTTGATACTCCAACAACTGAAGGCCTAACCATTGCTATTACCTGATTTATTCCTTCTTGAACTACAAGAGCTGTCTGAGGAAATGCTTGAATATCTTGCTGCAATGTAACAGGATTATCTGGTATATTTATAAAATTATTAACTTTCTTTAATGGAGCTGAGGACTTGATAAAACTGGCATTGCTCCAAATAGCGCCAAGAATAAAAATCATCATCACCAAAGACGGCCAAAAAAAACTATTTACCTTAAAATCTTTATTTTTTTTCATAAAAATTTATATTCTCCACCAGTCTATAAAAATTTTAACCGCCTTAAAACGCATTAAAAATCATCCATAAAGCTACTAAACTCATTATAAAAGAAAAAATCATTTTTAAGAGATTACTTTTCGTTTCGATTGCTACTCTTGCTCCAATTTGAGCTCCAATAATCGTAAAGATTGCGAGAGAAAGTCCTAAACGATAATCAAAATGTCCGACTATACTATGACCTAACAAACCTGTAAAAGAAGTAATTGGAACCATTAGAGAAGATGTTCCGATAGCTATCTTCATTGGAATATTAAAAAGAACAACTAACATAGGAACTTTTAGCCATCCTCCAGCAACTCCCAATATACCGCCAATAAAACCAACAGTAAATGTTAAAGAAACAGCTAACAGCATATCTATCGTATAAACCTTTCCCATAAACTCATGTTTCCATTGCCATGGAGTATTTTTATTTTTAATTACTCTACGATAGTTTTCTAACTTACTTGTATCCTGAAGCATAAAATAACAAGCCATAAGAAGCATAAAGGCAAACATAATAGCTAAGAACGTAACGTTAAAATGAGATGAAAAAATACCGCCAATAAATGCTCCAATCATTGTTGGTATTTCCAATACAATCATTAATTTTAAATCCAAAAAACCGTAATTAAAATAAATAATAGATGCGAGCAATTGTGAACATGTTATAAGAAAAAGACTTGTAGTGCTGGCTGTATGAAAATCTATGCCACATGCTAATAAAACTGGCACATACATAAAACCGCCGCCTACTCCAAGCATTGTAAAAAGTATAGTTCCTATAAGAAGAAACAGAGCTATCTTGATAATTACGCCTTTAAAAAGCTCAAAGTATGTGAGTTCTTTTATTGATTTTTGATATAAAGGAGAAACAGCCGCAACCGGTATAGAACCTTTAGTAATAACAGGGTCGTTTACAAATATATGACATTCATCACATACGCCTACAGGCTCATGAGGCATATTAGCTTTCAAACTTACAACCATTTTTTGGGAAATAGTATGACACTCTAAACAATTAGAAAATGATTGATGTGTCGCGTCATTAGGCATTCTCTTATTAAGATTTATGGGCTCTTTAGCGGCACCTTGATTTGGAAGAGTAAACGCTACCTGAACAGCTCCAGTAAATCGAGAAAAAAAATGAATCGCCCTTTTTATAGGAATAGCGAAACCAATACCAGTGTATGTTCCATCTGGTGCGTAAATAGCTGTGCCTATTCCAATAACTTTGCCGGAAATATCAATCAAAGGGCCTCCGCTATTACCCTGATTAATAACAGCGTCTGTTTGAATCATGCCCTCAAATGATATTCCATTAACATTTATCGTTCTATGAACATCACTTATAATTCCCATACTAACGCTGTCTTTAAAACCAAAAGGACTTCCAACACAAATTGCTAAATCGCCTATCTGTAATTTATCAGAATCACCAAAGAAAACAGGGTGAAAATTTTCATTCGCATCTATCTTTAATATAGCAAGATCAAGCGCTTTGTCTGAATCAATAATTCTTGCAGGTATTTTATTCTGATTATGTCCCAATAATACGTAAACCTCAAAAGAGTCTTCCACCACATGAAAATTAGTTATTGCAAAACCCTTTTCATCAACAATAATACCTGAACCAATACTTTCATACCAAATAAAATTATTACCCAAATCTTGCGGACTTTTTTTCTGAGCTTTTACAGTTATAACAGAAGGTTTTACTCTTGATATTGCTTGATT includes:
- a CDS encoding 4Fe-4S binding protein, with the protein product MILSKFRRLTQVSSTILSNSYIGTLYTKTVNTNPLKGMCVPFLNCYACPSAVFSCPIGTLQHFMTIQAIPFYLMSIILLVGFTTGRMACGWLCPFGLFQDLMYKIKAPKYKIPYFLNYIKYLVLIFLVLLIPYYTGEVWFSKLCPAGRLTAGIPWALWNPINPQTGHFILGDGPGVLFYLSLLILIGFMIWFAVSKRPFCRVACPMGAILSLFNKFSLIHLEIGKKCDGCSLCQDICPVDLNVSIDIDSSECIRCLECTRCGHVRLVSPFKELGDVRQKIK
- a CDS encoding cation transporter codes for the protein MKYQECENCGKNVGRINFTLNFILAVFKLIVGFTSGSKGCIADALHSFACTTTSFAILLSQKISKKQSNKEFHYGYGKIEFLAAGLITFLIILFAIVLILLSLKHLITSSPDAPPHLTALLAALVSIIVNEMMFRYMRCVGTQLKSQTIIASSLANRADCFSSIAVLVGVTLSQLGFHNFDPIAAILIVFIIIKICYTTMIDSVKALMDVSANDVYGPEIMEVLSNIDKLHSISSVKTRQIGNKIWAEIDIIVLPDLTIKDSQNIALMVKQTLLSKIKDLESVLVNFASKTEEINEPT
- a CDS encoding trypsin-like peptidase domain-containing protein, with the translated sequence MKKNKDFKVNSFFWPSLVMMIFILGAIWSNASFIKSSAPLKKVNNFINIPDNPVTLQQDIQAFPQTALVVQEGINQVIAMVRPSVVGVSRVIENQQLPINQSVNNGLSYLNPYQSQSGLKGSGIIVDSKGYVITSSQTVGNDKILRVTLFSGGKREFLADIIGIDPNTDLALLKIRSQGVFPTVIIGNSDVLKVGDIVFAIGSPFGFSRTVTMGIVSSHSRNLNIDGVRYPDMIQTDATVNQGNDGGPLVNIKGEIIGINMACFMPNNQFSGIGFAVPINNVVLFMDSMIQ
- a CDS encoding TSUP family transporter, with product MKKLKLSLKFVLILLFIGAYSAFGDIPDKALMDLQENINQAISRVKPSVITVKAQKKSPQDLGNNFIWYESIGSGIIVDEKGFAITNFHVVEDSFEVYVLLGHNQNKIPARIIDSDKALDLAILKIDANENFHPVFFGDSDKLQIGDLAICVGSPFGFKDSVSMGIISDVHRTINVNGISFEGMIQTDAVINQGNSGGPLIDISGKVIGIGTAIYAPDGTYTGIGFAIPIKRAIHFFSRFTGAVQVAFTLPNQGAAKEPINLNKRMPNDATHQSFSNCLECHTISQKMVVSLKANMPHEPVGVCDECHIFVNDPVITKGSIPVAAVSPLYQKSIKELTYFELFKGVIIKIALFLLIGTILFTMLGVGGGFMYVPVLLACGIDFHTASTTSLFLITCSQLLASIIYFNYGFLDLKLMIVLEIPTMIGAFIGGIFSSHFNVTFLAIMFAFMLLMACYFMLQDTSKLENYRRVIKNKNTPWQWKHEFMGKVYTIDMLLAVSLTFTVGFIGGILGVAGGWLKVPMLVVLFNIPMKIAIGTSSLMVPITSFTGLLGHSIVGHFDYRLGLSLAIFTIIGAQIGARVAIETKSNLLKMIFSFIMSLVALWMIFNAF